A part of Pectobacterium cacticida genomic DNA contains:
- the gltX gene encoding glutamate--tRNA ligase — translation MKIKTRFAPSPTGYLHVGGARTALYSWLFARHQGGEFVLRIEDTDLERSTQDAIDAIMDGMNWLGLNWDEGPYYQTKRFDRYNTVIDQMLENGTAYKCYCSKERLEALREQQMANGEKPRYDGHCRGSHEHHADSEPHVVRFLNPQEGSVIFNDRIRGPIEFSNQELDDLIIRRTDGSPTYNFCVVIDDWDMAITHVIRGEDHINNTPRQINILKALGAPVPEYAHVSMILGDDGKKLSKRHGAVGVMQYRDDGYLPEALLNYLVRLGWSSGDREILSIDEMTSLFSLEAVSKSASAFNTEKLQWLNHYYINHLPADYVATHLSWHIEQAGIDTRTGPQLSELVGLLGERCKTLKEIANSCRYFYEDFATFDADAAKKHLRPVARQPLERVREKLAAITDWTAENIHHAIQSTADELGQGMGKVGMPLRVAVTGAGQSPGVDVTVQAIGQQRSLTRIDKALEFIAEREAQK, via the coding sequence ATGAAAATTAAAACCCGTTTTGCCCCAAGTCCTACTGGATATCTTCACGTTGGTGGCGCGCGAACTGCGCTTTATTCCTGGCTGTTCGCTCGCCATCAGGGCGGCGAATTCGTTTTACGTATTGAAGATACCGATCTTGAGCGCTCAACCCAGGACGCGATTGATGCCATCATGGATGGGATGAACTGGCTAGGTCTTAACTGGGATGAAGGTCCGTATTACCAAACTAAACGTTTTGATCGTTATAACACGGTTATCGACCAGATGTTAGAAAACGGAACGGCTTATAAATGTTATTGCTCGAAAGAGCGCCTAGAAGCGCTGCGTGAACAGCAGATGGCAAATGGCGAAAAACCACGCTACGACGGCCATTGCCGGGGTTCTCACGAACATCATGCTGATAGCGAGCCACATGTTGTTCGTTTCCTTAACCCTCAGGAAGGGTCTGTCATCTTTAACGATCGCATCCGTGGGCCGATCGAATTCAGCAACCAGGAACTTGACGATTTGATCATCCGCCGTACCGACGGCTCTCCGACCTATAACTTCTGTGTCGTTATTGATGATTGGGATATGGCCATTACGCATGTGATTCGTGGTGAAGATCATATAAATAACACGCCGCGCCAGATCAACATTCTTAAAGCGCTGGGCGCACCCGTGCCAGAATATGCGCATGTGTCGATGATTCTGGGTGATGATGGTAAGAAATTGTCTAAACGCCACGGTGCGGTTGGGGTAATGCAATACCGTGATGATGGTTATCTACCGGAGGCGTTGCTGAATTATCTGGTGCGTTTGGGGTGGTCTTCTGGCGATCGGGAAATTCTCTCTATTGATGAGATGACGTCTTTATTTTCACTGGAAGCCGTTAGTAAGTCGGCAAGTGCCTTCAATACCGAGAAGCTGCAATGGCTAAACCACTATTATATTAACCACTTACCAGCAGATTACGTGGCGACGCATTTGTCATGGCATATCGAGCAAGCAGGAATCGATACCCGCACCGGGCCGCAATTGAGCGAATTGGTCGGCCTGTTGGGGGAACGATGCAAGACATTGAAAGAAATAGCGAATTCTTGTCGTTATTTCTATGAGGATTTTGCTACGTTTGACGCTGATGCGGCCAAGAAACACCTGCGTCCTGTCGCACGCCAACCACTAGAACGCGTACGTGAGAAGCTGGCGGCAATCACTGATTGGACGGCGGAGAATATCCATCACGCCATTCAGAGTACGGCGGACGAATTAGGGCAAGGGATGGGCAAAGTCGGTATGCCGTTGCGTGTCGCGGTGACCGGGGCGGGGCAATCTCCTGGCGTTGATGTCACTGTACAGGCTATTGGTCAGCAACGTTCGTTAACGCGTATAGATAAAGCGCTGGAATTTATCGCTGAGCGAGAAGCTCAAAAGTAA
- a CDS encoding alpha/beta hydrolase, with protein sequence MKSHAQHAYRIFIAQPRQPAPDGGYPILYMLDGNAQFPVAINSYNVKNGPPPLIVAIGYPTEKPYDVPARTRDYTPPTTISDPDFAAGGEAETFYQFLQTTVKPWIEAHYAVNTQKQTLAGHSFGGLFTLYTLFNHTPSFQHYVAASPSIWWGNGVVIPDRTPLLPTPPLSITITVGANEAAMTTTPSNNPIDEKQAERLRQRKMVERAKTLATQLKEQGANTAFIVFPGKGHGDVIPDAIGKAVAIAGRE encoded by the coding sequence ATGAAAAGTCATGCACAACACGCTTATCGTATTTTCATTGCCCAACCACGCCAACCTGCGCCAGACGGCGGCTATCCGATACTCTATATGCTGGACGGTAACGCCCAATTTCCTGTTGCCATAAATAGCTATAATGTCAAAAACGGCCCGCCGCCGCTCATTGTCGCTATCGGTTATCCAACCGAGAAACCTTACGACGTACCCGCACGCACGCGCGACTACACGCCGCCGACCACCATTTCCGACCCGGACTTTGCCGCCGGAGGCGAAGCCGAGACGTTTTACCAATTCCTACAAACTACGGTAAAGCCTTGGATTGAAGCACACTACGCCGTCAACACACAAAAACAAACACTTGCCGGGCACTCTTTCGGCGGTTTATTTACGCTGTACACGCTTTTCAATCATACCCCATCGTTCCAACACTACGTTGCCGCCAGCCCATCTATTTGGTGGGGAAATGGCGTAGTGATTCCTGATAGAACGCCGCTACTCCCGACGCCACCGTTATCAATAACCATTACCGTAGGCGCGAATGAGGCGGCGATGACGACAACGCCGTCGAACAACCCCATTGATGAAAAACAGGCAGAAAGACTCAGACAAAGAAAGATGGTAGAAAGGGCTAAAACGCTCGCGACACAGCTCAAGGAACAAGGCGCAAACACCGCATTTATTGTGTTCCCGGGCAAAGGCCATGGCGACGTGATCCCGGATGCCATTGGTAAAGCCGTCGCTATCGCAGGACGAGAATAA
- a CDS encoding LysR family transcriptional regulator, which translates to MGMDKNKKLKLESGLFRAMKIFLCVVNSGSFTTAAQQCNLTTSQVSRAIKDLEERLSTRLLYRSTRNLSVTDIGKWYSEQCKNILDLTLQAEQSIAFSASNPKGRVKVSSMNNFGSHYLYSLIIEFQKKHPEIIIDYSESNEFPEIVRKGIDSGIFIDKSLPDSSLKAKKIGEAFSIICATHEYINMHNPITSPECLKRHPLLSINNSTSFSYWQLYSGSQSLKIHPQNILTSTNPELIYKSVLNNLGIALLPFYTVVDAFRNGKLIRILPTWESNHVNIYQITPSGSFINEATSTWNRFISEELPKKIEHDLLYF; encoded by the coding sequence ATGGGAATGGATAAAAATAAAAAATTAAAATTAGAAAGCGGCCTCTTTCGCGCAATGAAGATATTTCTTTGTGTTGTAAACAGTGGTAGTTTTACTACCGCCGCTCAACAATGTAATCTTACAACTAGCCAAGTCTCCAGAGCAATAAAAGATCTCGAAGAACGATTAAGTACACGTTTATTATACCGATCCACAAGAAACCTGTCAGTTACTGATATTGGTAAATGGTATTCAGAACAATGCAAGAACATATTAGATCTCACACTGCAAGCAGAACAAAGCATAGCATTTTCTGCATCTAATCCAAAAGGAAGAGTAAAGGTGAGTTCTATGAATAACTTTGGATCGCATTATCTTTATTCACTAATAATTGAATTTCAGAAAAAGCATCCTGAGATTATTATCGATTACAGCGAATCTAATGAATTCCCTGAAATCGTCAGGAAAGGCATCGACTCAGGTATTTTTATTGATAAATCTCTTCCAGACTCATCATTAAAAGCGAAAAAGATAGGCGAGGCATTCTCAATTATTTGTGCCACGCATGAGTACATAAATATGCATAATCCAATTACATCACCTGAATGTCTGAAAAGACATCCATTATTGAGTATAAATAATTCAACATCTTTTTCTTACTGGCAACTATATTCCGGTAGTCAGTCTCTTAAGATTCACCCCCAAAATATACTCACATCCACCAACCCAGAGTTGATTTACAAAAGTGTATTAAATAACCTTGGCATTGCTCTCTTACCATTTTACACAGTTGTTGATGCTTTTAGAAATGGCAAGTTAATTAGGATATTACCAACATGGGAATCAAATCATGTTAATATTTATCAAATCACCCCATCGGGCAGTTTTATTAATGAAGCGACATCGACTTGGAACCGTTTTATTAGTGAAGAACTGCCTAAAAAAATAGAACATGATCTATTATACTTTTAA
- a CDS encoding CynX/NimT family MFS transporter, whose amino-acid sequence MRKYFRKRKISSEYIILIAAFIVLSANLRAPLTALPAVIDDIRSDLHIDSVLAGTLTTIPVLCFGLLVPLASIILKRVSIERAIFIVLLGVILGTLLRSFGDFTTIWVGTLLLGGALSLGNIVSLMVIARDFRHNSGLMTGIYVMAMSIGATLTSALTAPLASILGWQIALSCWSILALLGIVLWAKVNNNKKELFPHPKKPLHLILIRQS is encoded by the coding sequence GTGAGAAAATATTTCAGAAAAAGGAAAATTTCTTCCGAATATATAATATTAATTGCAGCGTTTATTGTTCTATCTGCCAACCTACGTGCACCGCTAACGGCTTTGCCGGCAGTGATAGATGATATTAGAAGTGATCTCCATATAGATTCTGTTTTGGCGGGGACATTAACGACAATACCGGTACTATGCTTTGGATTATTGGTGCCGCTGGCCTCTATTATTTTAAAAAGAGTAAGTATTGAGCGAGCCATTTTTATTGTATTATTAGGCGTCATTTTAGGAACATTACTACGCTCTTTCGGTGACTTTACGACAATTTGGGTTGGAACATTGTTATTAGGAGGGGCATTATCCCTTGGAAATATCGTCAGCTTAATGGTGATTGCGCGAGATTTTAGACATAATTCGGGTTTAATGACAGGCATCTACGTGATGGCAATGAGTATTGGTGCTACGTTAACTTCAGCATTAACTGCGCCATTGGCATCGATATTAGGTTGGCAAATTGCATTGTCCTGTTGGAGCATTCTTGCATTATTAGGAATTGTCTTGTGGGCGAAAGTCAATAATAACAAAAAGGAGCTATTTCCACACCCAAAGAAACCCCTCCATCTCATTCTAATCCGACAGAGTTAA